One Cucumis melo cultivar AY chromosome 8, USDA_Cmelo_AY_1.0, whole genome shotgun sequence genomic window, attattaatattaaatggttgatagagaaaataagataaagataatttcaaatttgatccTAGCCTACTAGATATTAGGAAATTCATATCCTAATTGAGGTAGGATAAAAATAAATCTTACTAAAATTTTGTATAATGGTTCCATATGAGTTATCTAATAATTTCTTACTTCTTTTTTAATGTTCAATTTTCTTACTAATTTAGACACTATTAATGTAATGTGTGggtacaaaatctaaatgatcttgcatacattctttttttatttcgtTTGTAAAATTAATCGTGAAaattttataagtttttaatattttaattgataatttaaatttttgagaaaaaaattgaTTATTTAACTATCAAATAATAATGTTAGTTACTAGTATTTGTAAAATGAGTAATTTCGTAGgataaatttgataaatgtaTGTAATTATGATGTACCaatcaataaaataattaataaattctAATTAATCAATCATAAACttaattagaaaattattaagaaataaatttatattatattagttATAATTAATAACTACAAATATAATTACTTAATAATTTTCTTGTATTGGCTATTTGACTTCCATCTTCGTCTATGACTCAACGATGGAAGATGGTGTCTAGTGGTGATCACTAATTGTACCGAAGATTTGGAAAGCTAGGAATAATAAGTTGTTTTACAATATTCATGTTGATATTAATTCTATACATGCTTCTATTGCTAATTGCTTTTGCAAAAAACACAAgtttttttgtttggtttggttgtttccttcaaaaaaaaaaaaaaaaagtatcacatcataaatttattttataatttgttattttttatttttaacctTTAACTTACTAACATACACAATGAAAATTTTAATCAGACTTTAACTATGATAATGTATTCAATTTCTATACCTAAAACATATAATTAAGGTATCTTTAATTATAAAAACTGAGGGAAAAATCTTTGACCTCTTCtagttgtttttttaaatgGAACAATTAATTTGTATAACACACTTAAGTATGGAAATCCGTTCTTATCCAAAAGAATAATGTTATAACTTTTACTAAAGAATAAAAACTTTagagaaaaatatattaattaaaatatttgaagttGATTATAAAACGGAGGAAAGATAAAACTATCATATTGTATTGTCGATAAATATTTGATACATAATTATTTGTCGATCAATTTTATACGATAAAGTGAAAATGGTTTAAGTATAATTATCATGGAGACTATATACAGAAAAAATACACTTGACCAAACCATTGATGAATTAAGTATTGTGTGGACATGTAggtattattatttattttgatagTTGTTAATTTTGTAAACATTTTTCCAATATAAACAATCCATAAAATAGAGTTGTCATTTTAATGGTCATCTTTTAGCTAATTCTCCTTTTAATGATTCATTTTCTAAAATCTTCAATTCtaatcttattttttaaaaaagcgTTTATTAAACAATAAGCTTTTTCATACCAAAATTAATGAACCAATTCCTTCTCCCTTTCCCTATTTGTTCTTTTTAattttccaatattttattatatacagAACTTCAAATATTAATTCTTCATTGAATATCTTCATCTAACTGGAATTTGTTAGTTTTAAATTATAGCTGAATTATATTTTGTCTAAAATGTTTTTGATATAGTATAGCTAATAATAGTTTGTAACTTAGTTAATCATTATTGTATAAAGCTGACCTATAACACTACAAATAAAAAGgaaatttcaaacaaaattgaattattttgtcTTTATTTTCGCAAAGGAcaagtaattttaaattttcatttttatggaTTGGAATTTagaaccaaaaaagaaaaaaaaaaaaaaaaaaggaaaatcgGAAAGTAAATGGGCCGTGTCATATGTAATTAGGCCGGAACTTTCGCTCATTTACATTTGGGCTATTTGGGCTTACTGATTGTGACCCATATTATCTAAATTAAAAGTAGGgtatttattttgctatttatcTAATTTCtctaaagaaaaaggaataataGATGGAAAATGAGCCGATATATTTTGGAAGTTTAACAATCACATTTTCAAGGAAGAAAGTTGGGAATATTTGTTTCCTTTGACGAtgtattttacattttttatcaACCTAGTTGGCATGGGTTTTACTGTACCAAGGTTACACACTCattcattatatatttatttgaataatCAATTTGTTTCGGAATAAGTCAAATTTAGTTTTGAAATATGTTGTCACCGACAAACTCAACTTTGAAGAAGGTCTCTAACAAAGAATACCGTAGAGGGTGGATAAAAGAAAAGCGGAAGGGGTTGGTAGAACTTACAAGGAAGAGGGGCCCCACGAGGAAGGATATTGTGAGTAGGAGCCACGTCAATCCAAgttgtttgtttttattatcatttatttctccaattttcttaaaataataataattaaaaaaaatatctctttGGATAACTCTGACACGCTTCCACTCTCTCATACGTGTTCCCCCCCAACCTTTTCAATTATcttattaaataaaatccttTCCTCTACTACTAATCATTTACCTTACccatattttatatttattttcatttaggATGAAAACAATCAATAATCTAAGACTAAATACACATGTATAATTTCAAGAAAGAATGAGCTTTAGTTCTggtttttataattattattttcttattttatcatatcacaaaaaaaaaaaaaatgatataactttattttttaaacttttaatatCAAACCAGTTTAGTTTTTGtagattaaattataaatatttttttaaatagtatCAAATTCAAAGAATTGGACTTCCAACTTCTCTATGTTAAAATTgtatatatttaaatgtatGAGATTATGTTTAGGTTgacattaaataaatattataccgctaattaaaaggttaaatatgtactaaaattgaaaaaaaaaaagttataaatttagaaatacATAAATCAAACTCCTAAGTCTTATCCATGAGTTGAAGTTTGAACAATTAAAAAGACTCAAACTtttcataaaaagaaaacaacaataataatctAAACTTGGTTTAATGATATCAATAAAATTTAAAGGAATTTTTTTCAAGGGTAGATTTTGAAAACGTAGGTCACTGTCTTTTTACTTTTTGATACTCGCATATGTAGATCTCAAAAATAAAtgactaaaaaaatatatataaaggatTAACTCAAATCTAATTAGGTTTGAATGCTTGGAATCTCACtctacattttaaaatatagctaattaatctcattaaagatttctttcttttgaaaaataaaatcttattaAAGAATTTGATCTTTGATTTCTCACCCTCCAAGTCATAATATTCTACTTTGGTTTCTCACCCTCGATTGCTTTTCAAAATAtctaacttcaaccatttttttcaagatcatTATTATCCATacattttttgttcattttatcTCTAAATGAAAATCTTCATTTTCAGAAATAGATATGGggtttaaacaaaaaaaaaaaaaaaaaaaactactcacaacctttctttaaataaaataaaatacaactCATTCAACAAGGAAAAATATACAGTATGATACGCATACTAAAAagagaatttttttaatatttgtttctCAACATGGCAGAAGAATCGCGTAGAAACAAGCAAATCTAAGTATTATTCtcgtatgtatgtatatatatatatgaagaaaggaaaagaaaatgtgtGTGCCGTTGATGATATATTTGGGTACGTGTATCTCTAGAAATTAGCTTTTTAGTTTTAGGAAAAAGGGAGTATCCATACTTAACTATTTGGTGCAACTAATTAAGTGTTAAATCAGAAGttgttaagaaaaaaattatattttaaaaagaaaagcacGAAGATAAATACACTAAAATATTATCGTTATCgtttaatatatttggtaaaaataaaaagaaaagatggaCAAGAATGAAGTGGAATTTAGATTTttaaagagaagagaagaataTTAGATGGGTAGATTGAGgtttatttaatgaaaaaatgGAGTATTAGAAAGGGATAAATGTTGAAAAGGAAAGAGCTGGAAATAGTTGACTTGGAATCGTACTTCACAATATACACATCCATAAATCACTGATTAATCCGAGTTTGGATAACATCGCCACGTCAGCTGCCTTATTCCTCAGCACCAAACCACCTCCGCTTTATATATTTCCACCAAATCCCCTTTCTTCTCCATCGTTTCTTttccaaatccaatcaaatctTAAATTTGTAGTAAAGTGAAGCTACAACATCTATCTGTATAGATTGAAGATGTTAGCCCTTTTCGATAGCCAATCCGTTCCCTCACCACCGGAGCTTCAAAGTCCGGCGTCATTTCGCCTACCGACGGCGAAGCCCAAACTTCCTCGAGAAATTCTCGATCATTTCCTTTCTTCCGGTTCTCGTGGAGCTCTGTCTATGTCTTTTGGAAATGCAGCGTCCATAGCGTTCGATCCATCTGCATCTCATTCCGCTCACCATCAAATGTAAGAACTAATTAATTTATGATCTGTAAAATCATGAGATCGGAAATAATGTGTTTGTTTTAGTATTGAAGTTAGTGAGATTGAATGGGGGAAAAATGGCAGGTTGTTTTGTGGCTTAGATGAAATGTACTGTATGTTCAAGGGGAGTTTGAACAACCTGAGTCGGTTGAACAAGCAGTACGGGCTTTCAAAAGCTACGAATGAAGCCATGTTCGTGATCGAAGCTTATCGAACCCTAAGAGACCGTGGGCCATACCCAGCCGATCAAGTTCTTAAAGAACTCGAAGGAAACTTCGCCTTTGTGGTTTTTGACCGCAAGGCCGGCTCTGTATTTGCAGCTCTGGTaagcaaattttttttttctctcttcgcCTTTGTGGTTTTAACCCATAAATCAAAAGGATAtatcattttgaaatttaatcTTTCAAGTGGAAAAAGGAAATTAGACGTAGAAAGAAATTTAGGGGTAAAGGATATTGGGGTTTATTTTGTTGTTTGAGTTTGAAAAGGAATTGTGTTTctttgaattgaaaaaaaatcaggATGCAAATGAGGGAATGGATTTGTATTGGGGGACTGCCGCCGATGGCTCTCTTGTAATATCGGACAAGTTGGAGGTGATTAAAGCTGGATGTGCCAAGTCATTTGCACCATTTCCACCTGGTAATGAACATTCTCtttattgattaaattaaagagaaagaaatacCCTTTTtcttaagaagaagaagaagaagaagaggtgGAATCTGTCTGACGTggaatttatttaattatatgaaTTGGCAGGTTGTATGTTCCACAGCGAGAGAGGGCTAATGAGTTTCGAACATCCGACAAAGAAGATGAAGGCAATGCCTAGAATTGATAGTGAGGGAGTTATGTGTGGGGCAAACTTTAAGGTTGATGTCCAATCAAGGGTTCACACCATGCCACGTGTCGGAAGCGAAGCCAACTGGGCAACCTGGGGTTCACATGCCTGATTATTCATTCTACTTATTtctgtctttttttctttttcaagtttttatgtttgtatatatttttgtttttgcgCTTCCGGAAGCTCTATTTGGACTTTCAGAGTTTTCTCTAAGATTCGATTAATGAAAAGCAAATGTTTTACCATTTTTATATCATTCcttgttattgttattttatatttttcttgtcTTATAAAAAAGGGAGAATATTATATATTATGGGTATCAATTAACCCTAGAACTGACGTTTAATATTATTAGTGTTTGTGGATGAATTAATTagatttatataattaaattcggaaaagaatcaataagAAAGTTTCTATGAGTAAGATCGAAGCAAGACATTAATATATAGTATCGAAAGTTTACCTTGAATTTGAATGTTTTCAATGGAATAACAAAAAGATTGATTAAAGCTGAATTGGCTGATTCCAAATGGAAAATATTTGACTAAGTAATTGTCTATTTTAGTTAGAGTAACATGGCCCTTGGAAGAACTTGAAGCTGGCATTCTAATAATgtaaacttatttttttttatttaattactcattatttatttatttattgttaaaaGAACATCTTTTTTATGGGGATTTTAGTGATGggtttttttttactatattaaGCAAGTCTTTAGAGTTTTCTAATAATAAATCACAAGTATGGAATAAGAGCAGGATATATGGTCAATATGCAAAATCttatttttgttatagcatGCAGTAAATGGGATTTTTATAATAGGTGTTACAATGGAAGTTATTGTTTTTGTTGGATTGTCGACGGcttatgtatatatttgatTAATAAGAAAGTACTTTTTTAGAAAGCAAAACTCAAACAAATTGCAATATAACATCGCTAGATGCTAGCAAAATAAACCACATATAATGTATAAAGAGCAAAGCCATATGCGACAAACGTAAGAAAGAATTCAATGATGATAAGCATatgataattaatatattttagtTCAATATTTGTTTACttgttaatttagtttaattagtatttttagaaatagttaattaattagttatatCTCTTAAGGGATGGATTTCATTTCGTGTCCTTAAGTTTGGCCTAATATCTTAACCCACTATATTAAACGATGTTTAGAAAAAGTATAGAATAATTATTATGtcttaattaatatttagtttAGTTGTTAATTTAGATTATTAGTATTTCTAATAGTTGGGCACAATTAGTTAATTatgttgttttttcttttgtaagaCTGTAAATAGCCAAGTTAGAGTTTTATTAGAAAACTTTTGATCAGAAAACTTTAGATTCTCTTTCAATATAGAACTTTTTGGAGAGTTTCACTCATCTTTTAGGAATAGATTTGTGTTCCTTAGCTATGGACTTAACCTAATATATTAAATCCATTCTATCAGAATCGTTATTCATATCAACACCCATTATAGTATCGATGTAGTGATTCCCCGACATTTTTTGTTCATTTCTTCTTCATTATCACCACTTTTGTCCTTTCCCTGTTTTATGATAGACAAgcactttctttctttgttcttcTATTGGACACACAATAATCTCTTATCTACTTCATGATTCTTTTGCACCAATTGCAATTCATGTTTAGTATGAGTAACATAATACAAAATTCAAGATTGTACCGTACCCCTCTGAACCCGTGTTATTTTGTTAGGCCCCAATTGTTCACACCTACTGAAGAAGGAAGACGAGGGAGCAAGATGGAAAATCAACAGAAGACAGGTGGAGGAGAGGATTTGGGAGGAGCACACTGGTGAGAAATATAAAAGGAATGTTTTGGAGATCGTAGAATTACGTCATTTTAAGGAAAAGCTGCTGTGAGCTTTACTCCTTATTTTCTAGTTCTTGATTTCTGGGCTATTGTTGTTCTTGTCATGGTTATTTCCTTGTTCATATCAATATAAGTGTAACATAGTATTAGGAGTTTTCTGATCGCAGGGAGGGGCACTAACATATTTTCTTATCAACTAGAAATTTAAAGAACGCTACACATTTCAAAATCTAATTCTGTAATTTCTTCCATAATCGCTAAATGATGCAGAATTTTAGCACCCAAGTTTTTCATTGGAACTGAATTCAAAAGGTTAAAAATATCCTTCAACTCCTTACTTTCTTTGATGGTAAAGAAATGTCTTAAACAAACTACTGTATCTATATTGGAATACTAAGATAATAGCACAAATAAATACCTTCCTAGAAGCACTCAAATGGTCTGAAATTCAATGAAGATTTTTTATTAAGAAGCTTTGTAAAatacatataacaaaatgaGGCACTCAAAATCAATTCGAAACTCAGCCTTAATAATAAGAAATTAACTACAGCACAAACAGAATTCACATCAATTGTAGAGTTCTCGAAATAACCACATGGTTACAGAAGCAATATTTGAAGAAATTAGGATGAGAAGAAAATGAATAAGCTAACCTGACGAAATAATTTGAAAGAAGGAAGATGTGGCAATGTCAAAATCAGAACCTGGACTAGTCCAAAACATAATGCCACTAGAGACTGTCATAAGGTACAGAAGAATAAATGTTGTATAAGATCACAACTGATTACACGTTCAAATGCAAGGATAGACGAACAAAAACAACGAAATCTCAAAGGGAAAATGTAAAAGTATCGAGCAGAAAGAAGTTGATAGTTGCTATGGCTATGTCATTATGTAGCAGTTTGATCTTCATCGGCAGCGGGAGCAACAGTTGGCTCTTGAGGTTTGTGAGAAGTGCCATTGGCAGTGGCAGCTCCAGGTACGGGATCGGATGCTTTTGTTGCTGcatctttttcatttttggCATCCTTTCCATCTTTAGCGTCTTTGCCATCTTTGGCATCCTTGGCATCCTTGGCAGGTGGGGGTGGTGGTGGTTTCATATGAGGTGGGGGTGTGTGCTTCAATTTCACGAGAATTTGCCGCATTCTTGAAAGATCAGTGGGTTTCCCAGGCTTTGGACCCTGAACAACTAGTATCGATGGTTTCTTTTCTTGATCCTTCTTTCCTCTCTTTTTCTCAATATTAGGAACTTCGTTGGGAATTAGTTCTGCAATTGCTTTCCAGTATTGTTTATCGGCCTCTTTATGAAATTTCTCCTGATTTGCCAAATATAACTGCTCCAAAAACACGAAAAATCTATACTAAGAAAACAGAGCTAGAGAAGAAAACTAAGAACACAGCCTTGAAAGAAGATGGCAAACAAAACTATACCTTCTCTCTTTCTCTGTTGTTAACCTTGTTACTCTCAACATTAAGCTTTCTTTTCTCATAGAAACCTATTTTATACTCCTCAGCTTCTTCAATAATTTTAATTCTCAATTCTTTCTCCCTTTTCTCCTTCTCTTCAAGCTGAATGGCGTTTTGGCTGCACCAAAAAACCCATAATTTCTAAAGTTCAAAATTGGAAAGACAACAGATATATACTTGAATACATCTTCAAAACTCAAATCGGCTATCCCTTACAAATTGCACTTTCTGCTAtctaaaaggaaaatgaaagtCAACAAGGACATTTTGGTATATCCAGTAAAACAACTAAACAACAGAGAAATAAAACGATAGCTAAAAAGATTTCAATTGATGATGTACTTCATGCAATTTCTATTTAGGAATCACTCATGCATTTTTGTTATGGGTCATGGCTAAATCGAATCGTCCATCATTATCTACCAGAGCTTACCTGAACCCCCGCTTGATCTTCCACGGTTCCACGTAAATCAACAACAATATATACCCACTAATAATAGTAATTTGACTAAATGGCTATCTCCCtgaatcaatcaaattccgcTGGAATTCCGCTTAAACCTCCACATAGATAAACAACAATATACACAAACTGATAATTAGTAATTTGACTTAAATGGCTATGCTCCTGACTGATCTACGAATAATCCGCTGGATTTCTGCTTGAACTTCAAGAAATTAACCTAAATTCCGCTTGAACTTCCACATAGATCAATAACGACATAGACCCACTGATAATTAGAAATTTGACTTCATGGCTTGTCCCTAACTGATCTACTAATATAAACCTTGATCAGAGCTCACTAATGAAATAGCTTCTTCATCCAAGTCTACCAATTGATGTACAGATATCCCTAGATCTAAGTTCTTTAATTCACCACCTTTTAATGCAAATCGATCAATATAATTCCCCTCATCAAATCCCTCTATACAGCTATTAAGACAAAATGGAGAAATAGTCCAGATCAATCGGTGCAATCAAGTAAAAACACTAGAAAGAGATGAATAATAGAGATCTGAAGTTGTTCGCCAACGAATCAGATCTAAATCGACACCGAGATACAAAGCACCAGCAGCAGAAGAAAAATCTCTTCAGTTCCAAGAAATCTAAAAAGATAAATTGAAGGTCACAAGATCTTACCGACGCCATTCACGAAGAGCATAGCCTTCCTCCACGCCCATCTCGCTAGGAGGGGGAAGAATTGGACCATCGGATACGAACACACCATCGCCGACTTCATCCTCAGCCGCACCATAGCCGTTTCCATTTCCATTCTCTACATGAATCGGATCAAAAGGAGCCTGAGAGTAGTTAGGGCTGGGATCGTCGAATCCAAAGACGTCCGGCGAGGCAGGAGTATGCTCGACGGTCACATCGGCGTCTCCGGGGAAGGCGCCGGAGAAATTGGTGTAGGATCCGTAACCGCCATAGCTGTCTTCACCGTCCATACTGTAGGCGTCGAAGGTGGACATTTTAGCGCTCTCCAACACCgcagagagagaaagagagagagagaaagagagagaaagaaagaggtGTGTTTATGGGTTGGGTTTGTAAAATGAGAAACAAAGGGATGACTACACTGACTCTCTCTTTGAAGCTAATTTTGACCTTTTTATATGCTTTACACATTTTCACGTATTAAGTAATTAGTAGGACCAAAATTTAACCATTTTTTCaactattcttcttcttcttcttcttcttcttcttttttccaatttatttttagaagaaaaaaaattaatacattGCCCAATCACAATGCAACACTTGGTTACCTTTTTAGAATGATAATCGATGttttatcattaaaaaaatttgtttttctaatttaaCCTTGAAAAGATTCGTACTTGGAATACACACTTTATACACTTTCATTAAGTCAATAGAATAGTTGTTAACATTTTGTATAAATTTGTCCCTCAACTTTATGTTTTATAGAAATAGATATATGTATAGGGAAGAGAGAGGTAACAGTATTAATTTCATTTCCTAATGTAATGGTACATTTATCTTTCAGTTCCTTAGAAAGTATAAACTCGGGTCAAGCTCCCGTTGTCTAAATTTAGGACTAGTTGTTAGAgattgaaattaattttaatttttattacttGCAAGTTTTCTTAACCGTATAAAGGCTTTATATGTCTCTTTTCTAAAACATATTATTTCTTAAAAAGCATTTAGTAGTGAATACACATGATATGATTTAAGCATTTCATTCAACTTTGAAGTGACAAATTTATCAGCGATAACAATCCCAAGAATCATTTATCATCCTGTGatacaaaagaaaaacatcACTCAAGTTCTGTTAAGAACAATCTTAAATAGAATACGGGGGATTTTGAATTCCATTCATTGATATTGTAATAAAAAAGCAGTCAGAAATGATATTAAAAAAGAACTCAATATACAACCCTACCATCAACACATTGTTTTCGAGCTTGAAACATCATTCATGGGGTGGGGGAGCCTAACTATTTATTTAGGTGTGGAACATAAAATTAAAGGGTTAGCTTTGTTATAATGTGAATAATAGTCTGCAGATCATGAAAACATTCCTGAATACCAGCAAATTTTCGACCTGAGCTcaatcaaattaaataaaatattaacacaaaaaatataaggaaaataaaacaaaataaaagtcTGATCGGCCAATCTCAAACATGTTGAAGAGAACTTTGCCAAAGGAGAGCATTGAGCATGAACTACAGCCTCCTGCCACCTCTTGAACAAAAATGGCTTCAGCTTTAATGGGAGAAAATTTTCAACTAAAGCAGGCAGATAATTCATGGCTCATCTTGGTTATCTTGGTCTCGaggaaaaaaaacataaagGTTAAGAGAGATGCAGTAACTTGATCTCCTCCGTATGAACATTCACGTGGAGTTTGTGTTGCTGATATCAGGAGAAATTGAATGAAGAAGGCATAAGAGCTGATCTTGCAAATTGCTTCTTGTTCTGATCGAGAAAAGCAGAAGGCCACGTATTGTAAGAACAACATGGTGAGTCTTGATGGCCTTTAACCTCAAGTATCCTGAAACATGCTTTTACAAGAGGGTCAACAAATATGGAAGTCATTCATGAAGCGTGgaatatttatttagtttttggaAGATGTCTGTGGAAGTCCAGTTTCATTCGTTTTCCCGATCCATTGTCGCTAGGAAACTTGTTCATATCATTTGCAGATGAAGTATCAGCCTTACAACGTGATACGTAAATGTCTGCAAAAAAATATTTCGTATGTAAGCCAGATTCAACCAAGGAGGTCGCTCATATTCCTTTACATGCTCCTTAAAATTGCCTCTAAACAGAAAAAATGCTTGCTAGTTTAAGCAATTAACCATTGCAGGATAACCAGCCATTTCATACTCTTCGCATTTTAGCTCTAAGTGAAGCTTGCATTTCTAAACACATACATCACATGCCCAATACAGCAGAACAATGCTAAGAAAAAAACCTTGGAGGAATGAAGAATAACAATAAATTTTACCAGATTACTCTAAAGATAAAAGCTAAGTTGTCTAGATTGAGCCAAACAGTTCAGACCTTAGGCCAAAATGCAAAGAGTTATCATGTTTTAAAATCATTATAAACAGAGTATCTTGAAGAGACAATATGCATAGCTAGATTGCTGCAAAGGACAAAATGAGGTATAGCGTCAACAATATATAGCAAAAGATAAATGTTGTAGACATATAATAGtataagagaagaaagaaaaactacTTACTAGCCAAATTCTTTATGGAACCTTCAGCAGCATGTCGCTGAGCATCCCTTCTTGTATTGCCAATACCTTCACCAATTTTCTCTCCTACAAACCAAGCCTACAAAAGCAAGGAGCAGGTTCACATGCTCTATAATCAGAACAAGTG contains:
- the LOC103484533 gene encoding stem-specific protein TSJT1-like isoform X2, giving the protein MLALFDSQSVPSPPELQSPASFRLPTAKPKLPREILDHFLSSGSRGALSMSFGNAASIAFDPSASHSAHHQIEIEWGKNGRLFCGLDEMYCMFKGSLNNLSRLNKQYGLSKATNEAMFVIEAYRTLRDRGPYPADQVLKELEGNFAFVVFDRKAGSVFAALDANEGMDLYWGTAADGSLVISDKLEVIKAGCAKSFAPFPPGCMFHSERGLMSFEHPTKKMKAMPRIDSEGVMCGANFKVDVQSRVHTMPRVGSEANWATWGSHA
- the LOC103484533 gene encoding stem-specific protein TSJT1-like isoform X1 codes for the protein MLALFDSQSVPSPPELQSPASFRLPTAKPKLPREILDHFLSSGSRGALSMSFGNAASIAFDPSASHSAHHQIIEVSEIEWGKNGRLFCGLDEMYCMFKGSLNNLSRLNKQYGLSKATNEAMFVIEAYRTLRDRGPYPADQVLKELEGNFAFVVFDRKAGSVFAALDANEGMDLYWGTAADGSLVISDKLEVIKAGCAKSFAPFPPGCMFHSERGLMSFEHPTKKMKAMPRIDSEGVMCGANFKVDVQSRVHTMPRVGSEANWATWGSHA
- the LOC103484533 gene encoding stem-specific protein TSJT1-like isoform X3, whose amino-acid sequence is MLALFDSQSVPSPPELQSPASFRLPTAKPKLPREILDHFLSSGSRGALSMSFGNAASIAFDPSASHSAHHQMLFCGLDEMYCMFKGSLNNLSRLNKQYGLSKATNEAMFVIEAYRTLRDRGPYPADQVLKELEGNFAFVVFDRKAGSVFAALDANEGMDLYWGTAADGSLVISDKLEVIKAGCAKSFAPFPPGCMFHSERGLMSFEHPTKKMKAMPRIDSEGVMCGANFKVDVQSRVHTMPRVGSEANWATWGSHA
- the LOC103484535 gene encoding clathrin light chain 1-like; amino-acid sequence: MSTFDAYSMDGEDSYGGYGSYTNFSGAFPGDADVTVEHTPASPDVFGFDDPSPNYSQAPFDPIHVENGNGNGYGAAEDEVGDGVFVSDGPILPPPSEMGVEEGYALREWRRQNAIQLEEKEKREKELRIKIIEEAEEYKIGFYEKRKLNVESNKVNNREREKLYLANQEKFHKEADKQYWKAIAELIPNEVPNIEKKRGKKDQEKKPSILVVQGPKPGKPTDLSRMRQILVKLKHTPPPHMKPPPPPPAKDAKDAKDGKDAKDGKDAKNEKDAATKASDPVPGAATANGTSHKPQEPTVAPAADEDQTAT